The following are from one region of the Penaeus chinensis breed Huanghai No. 1 chromosome 32, ASM1920278v2, whole genome shotgun sequence genome:
- the LOC125042416 gene encoding uncharacterized protein LOC125042416 — protein sequence MKINRNSIITTPKGFSDFIRVNQRVLHYCWEKEIVATKKNCEKGDLQSIINDLTESAASNGIYDIISESPEYSKEDANLIDKVVEVHNQRSKGQLCVATPLKDHTEPRIRVVAPRCNSGETRNMNNESPLMGVRNHVLKSSTETPTDVRKINASVVLEKTERYRHHHQKLSTKDLRDIKGNQSSCSEDKDYMTEAEESQQKKEKKIRRAEKYKRVYENRRKLYSSQTESKNEDESETKATRNEYRRMKRPIKHKDKHRDKNDYISWNINQQNKKQKGQTDISSEKTGMNMKRQARKGEWKCNHKSFHLIKEMSCKAGSFAEELFKTICKKHKRKREMRRNVLQQATKEGKGEDNDGEPESPPDLEVTILERINVSEKPMGRAGRIACVDMSKLSYQPSECRDKPVNNAISDEKHRKRSDEERRGDQAVGKEDCRKGNEGEKSKGDNAISEREYRKGNQDEEMTGDTVEEGEELREGVSQQMHKEGNGGEKGKGDTTTSEEKNRERNESEKRQDGYTVNEEECRKGSEGEERRGHNAMSEEESRKENQGEKRKSVPIEEKVEAVRESAIQPVHKKVKIKTEPMTLEETQDTSCADQITSMLLDYEEGQCAVQTQNVDFESTIAVKTEKVPSDLEDMLSIVKTEPGFFRENNMESTEITMYKEQLKMEDLSIVIKSETLEEDAYPASMEDIRNYLNTLGMPAMKSEY from the coding sequence ATGAAGATCAATAGAAATAGTATCATCACAACTCCAAAAGGGTTCTCTGATTTCATTCGTGTAAACCAACGTGTACTCCATTACTGCTGGGAAAAAGAAATAGTGGCTACGAAAAAGAACTGCGAAAAGGGGGATCTACAAAGTATAATTAATGATCTTACGGAAAGTGCTGCTAGTAATGGAATATATGACATAATTTCAGAATCACCTGAATATTCAAAGGAAGACGCAAACCTCATAGATAAGGTTGTAGAAGTCCATAATCAAAGATCAAAAGGGCAGCTCTGTGTTGCAACTCCACTAAAGGATCATACAGAACCCAGAATCAGAGTTGTTGCTCCCCGGTGCAATTCTGGTGAAACACGAAACATGAATAATGAATCTCCCTTAATGGGTGTAAGGAATCACGTTCTGAAGTCATCGACAGAAACTCCAACAGATGTGCGGAAGATCAATGCATCAGTTGTATTAGAAAAGACAGAAcggtatcgtcatcatcaccaaaaaTTATCTACAAAAGACTTACGGGATATTAAGGGAAATCAGTCGTCCTGTTCTGAAGATAAGGATTACAtgacagaagcagaagaaagtcagcagaagaaagaaaagaaaattaggagAGCTGAGAAATATAAAAGAGTatatgaaaacagaagaaagttGTACAGTTCGCAGACAGAAAGCAAAAATGAAGATGAGAGTGAGACAAAAGCAACAAGAAATGAATACAGAAGAATGAAGAGACCAATTAAGCataaagataaacacagagacaAGAATGATTATATATCATGGAACATAAACCAACAGAACAAGAAGCAGAAAGGACAAACAGACATAAGCTCCGAAAAGACGGGCATGAACATGAAAAGACAAgcaagaaagggggaatggaaatgCAACCACAAAAGTTTTCATCTGATTAAGGAGATGTCTTGTAAAGCGGGATCCTTCGCCGAAGAATTATTCAAAACAATATGCAAAAAGCATAAACGAAAACGTGAAATGAGAAGGAATGTCCTACAACAGGctacaaaggaaggaaaaggagaagacaatGACGGAGAACCAGAATCTCCACCAGACCTCGAAGTCACAATACTGGAAAGAATTAACGTTTCTGAAAAACCCATGGGCAGAGCTGGGAGAATCGCTTGTGTAGATATGAGCAAGCTTTCTTATCAGCCCTCAGAATGCAGGGACAAGCCAGTGAATAATGCTATTAGCGAtgagaaacacagaaaaagaagtgATGAAGAAAGGAGGGGTGATCAAGCCGTGGGCAAAGAGGATTgcagaaagggaaatgaaggggaaaaaagtaaaggTGATAATGCCATTAGCGAAAGGGAATATAGAAAAGGAAATCAAGATGAGGAAATGACAGGTGACActgtagaagagggagaagaattgaGAGAGGGTGTGTCCCAGCAAATGcataaagaggggaatggaggagaaaagggaaaaggtgatACAACCACTagcgaagagaaaaacagagaaagaaatgaatctgaaaaaaggcAAGATGGCTATACCGTTAACGAAGAGGAATgcagaaagggaagtgaaggggaagaaaggagaggtcaTAATGCCATGAGCGAAGaggaaagcagaaaagaaaatcaaggtgAGAAAAGGAAATCTGTGCCCATAGAAGAGAAAGTAGAAGCGGTAAGGGAGAGTGCGATCCAGCCAGTGCATAAAAAGGTGAAGATTAAAACTGAACCAATGACTTTAGAAGAAACTCAAGATACCTCGTGTGCAGATCAGATTACAAGCATGCTGTTAGATTATGAAGAAGGGCAGTGTGCTGTGCAAACGCAAAACGTAGATTTTGAAAGCACGATAGCAGTAAAAACGGAAAAAGTACCGTCAGATTTAGAAGACATGTTAAGCATAGTGAAAACTGAGCCTGGCTTCTTCAGAGAAAACAATATGGAATCCACAGAAATTACTATGTATAAGGAGCAGTTGAAAATGGAAGATCTTTCAATTGTAATAAAATCAGAAACGCTTGAAGAAGATGCATATCCTGCAAGCATGGAAGATATTAGAAATTACTTAAACACATTAGGGATGCCTGCCATGAAGAGTGAATATTAG